Sequence from the Natronomonas marina genome:
CGTAACTGACCTCGGGCTTCTCGGAGATCTCCATCGCCTGCGCGCGGGCGTCGGTCTCGGCGTCCAGCACCGTCTGGATGGCAAAGGAGTCGTTGATAGCCACCCGGTCGCCGGCCTCGAGTCGGTCGTGGAGCCGCGGGGAGACGTCCGTCAGCACCTCCTGGTTGTTGCCGTGCTGTTTGAGCAGTACCTGATCGTCGGTCAGCTCCTCGACGGTGGCGAGGTACAGCGACGACGTCTTCAGCGCCTCGTTTTCCTCCTGCAGGTCGTCGACCTCCTCGCGGAGCTCTGACTGCCGGTCGCGGGCCGTCTCGAGCTGGTCGGTCAGTTCGTCGTGGACCTGCGACACCTCGAGGTAGTGCTCGCGGAGCGCGGCCAGCCGTTCGGACTCGGACATCTCCGGGTCCAGCTCCAGCGTGGGACGGTCGGGCAGAGAGGGGCTATGCGACATAGATTGACGGGTAGTAGGCGTTGGAGATTAAAAGTGGCTTTGGGTGCGGGAGACGTTTGCGGGACCGACTAACACACCGACGGGAGTCGAATACTGTCCTCTCAGCCGAGTCGGAATCGGTCACTGTTCGTCGCTACCGACGACGCTACCGCAGCGACTCCCCTCGTCGCTCCGTCACGGCTTCCCTACCGCAGCGACTCCCCTCGTCGCTCCGTCACGGCTTCCCTACCGCAGCGACTCGTACTCCCCCACCATCTCGTCGTACGTCCCGATGGCGGCTTCGACCGGCTCCGGCGAGGACATGTCGATACCGGCCGTCTCCAGTAGTTCGAGGGGGTAGGCCCGCGACCCCGAGCGGAGGAACTCCCGGTAGTCGGCGGCCGCGGGTTCACCCTCTTCGAGGATGCGGTCGACGATGGCGTTGGCCGCGCTGATCCCCGTCGCGTACTGGTAGACGTAGTACGCGCGGTAGAAGTGCGGGATGCGCATCCACTCGCGGGCGATGCGGTCGTCGACGACCGCCGGCTCGTAGTACTCCGACTTGAGGCCCCGGTAGAGGTCGTCCAGCCGGTCCGGCGTCAGCGCCTCCCCGGCCGCCGATAGCTCGTGGGCCTCGTGCTCGAAGGAGGCGAACATGGTCTGACGGAACAGCGTCGAGCGGAACCGCTCGAGGTACTCGTCGAGGACGGCCCGCCGGAACGCCTCGTCGTCGACCGTCTCCAGCAGGTGCTCGGTCAGGAGCGCCTCGTTGACCGTCGAGGCCACCTCCGCGACGAATATCTCGTACGCCGAATAGACGTAGGGTTGCTCGTCGCTCGTCAGTTCCGAGTGCATCGAGTGGCCGAGTTCGTGCGCCAGCGTGTACATCGAGGCGATGTCGTCCTGGTAGTTCATCAGGATGTACGGCTGGCTGTCGTAGGTGCCGCTGCTGTAGGCGCCGGACTGCTTGTTGGCCGTCTCGTAGACGTCGACCCACCGCGATTCGAGCCCCTCGGCCATCCGGCTCTGGTAGGCGTCGCCGAGCGGCGCGACCGCCTCGACGACGTACTCGGTCGCGCGCTCGTAGTCGACGTCGGGCGTCTCCTCGCCGGTCAGCGGCGCGTACAGGTCCCACATCCGGAGGTCGTCGACGCCGAGACAGTCCCGCTTCAGTTCGGCGTGGCGGTGCAGTACGTCCAGGTTCGCCTCCACCGTATCGACCAGGGTGTCGTAGACGTCGGCCGGGACGTTCGGCCCGTCCAGCGCCGCCTCGCGTGCCGTCTCGTAGTGCCGCGCCCTCGCCAGTTTCGAGTCGGCCTTCACGCTGTTCTCGTAGGCCGTCCCGACCGTGTTGCGGTACTCCGCCCACTCGTCGTAGAAGGCCTCGTAGACCCGCCGACGGACGCCCCGGTCCGGGTGTTTCTGGAGCTTCGTGAAGTTCGACAGCGTGATGCGGCGCGGCTCGCCGTCGACCTCGACGCTCGGGAACTCCACGTCCGCGTTCGTCAGCATGTTGTAGACGTCGCCGGCGGCGCCCGTCACCTCGCTGAGATCGGCGAGCAGTTCCTCGATCTCCGGCGAACGGGTGTGGGGCTTCATCCGGAGGACGTCGTCGAAGTAGTGGTCGTAGACCGCCAGTTCGGGGTTGGCCTCGACGAACTCGTCGATTCGCTCGCGGTCGACCCGCTGGAGTTCCGGCTCGATGAAGCTCGCCGCACTCGAGGCGTCGGCCGACAGCGACTGTGCCCGCGCCGCGAACGCCTGGTAGGTCTGGTCGGTCGTGTCCTCGTCGCTCCGCATCCGGGCGTACGCCGCGACGTTCGCCACCTCGCGCATGATGGAGTCCCGGAGCTCCAGGACCGCCTGGAGCGTCTCGGCGTCCTCCGTCACGCGACCCTCGTAGACTTCCAGTTCCTCCAGTCGTTCCTCGACGCGTTCGAAGGCTTCCTCCCACTCCTCGTCGTCGGAAAAGAGGTCCGCGAGGTCCCAGGTGTACTCCTCGGCGACGTCGCTCCGCTCGGGCACCGAACTCATGGCCCCCGCTACGACCGCCGCCGCCCTAAACCCGTCGTCACCCGTCGGTCGCCAGGCTTCCGGCGACCCTCGCGGCGGCCAGTCGGCTCCGGCGCCGTTCCTCGAAGACCTCGCGGGCACGCTCGGCGGCCGCGGCGTCGACCTCGAACTCGACCGACGGATAGACGACCGACCGCAACACGAGCGGCTCCGGCGCGGCGGGAGCGATGCCGTCCGGTCCCGACAGCGACTCCCCGTCGAGCGCCCGCTCGAGGAACGCGACCGTCCGGCGGCCCTCGGCCACCGCCTCGATGACCGACACCAGCCGCCGGACCATCTGCCGGGCGAACCCGCCGGCCCGACAGTCGACGACGAGGAACCGTCCGTCCCGCTCGACGTCGACGGTCACCTCTCTGACGGTGCCCCTCGACTCGGGCGTGAAGTTCCGGAAGTCGTGCCGCCCCGAGAGCTGCTCGCAGGCCGCCGCCGCGCGCCCGTCGTCGGCCGCCGGCGCGAACAGGAAGTAGCGGTAGGCCCGCGCGTCGGCGTCGTGGGTGGCGTGGAACCCCTCCTCGACGTCGGCGGACGCCCAGGCTCGCACGGCCGGCGGTAGCTCACCGTTGAGCGCCCGCGCCCGGAGCCACTCGGGGGTCTCGAAGGCGACCGTCTGTGCCCGAGCCGAGACGCCCGCGTCCGTCCGGCCCGCCGCCGCGTAGCTGGGCGGCGTGCCGTCCTCGAACTCTACGCCGAGGCGGTCGAGCGCCTCGAACAGTTCGTCCTCGACGGTCTCGCCGTGTGGCTGGCGCTGGAAGCCGCGGTAGCCGGTGCCGTCGTAGGCCAGCCGGAACGCGCGCATACCGACCGTTCGGCCGACGACGGCTTACCCGTAACGGAACCGCCGCTCAGAGGTCCCGCGCGACCCGGAGCTCCGAGTCGGTCACCGTCTCGACGGCCTCGGCGGGCACCTCGATGTCGTCGCCGTCGCTGTCGCCGAACCCCAGCCCCTGGACCACCGCCTCCGCAACCCCCGGCTCGGGGTCGACGTAGGCGACCTGCTCGTCCGGGTCCACCTCGGTGACGAGTCCGATCTGTTCGGCCTCGGCGTCCATCAGGAACTTCCCCTCGTCCTCGGGAGACAGAACGGTCATGTCATTCCGTACGAAGTACAACTGCGGATAAATATCCTGTGGCTCGTCTCCGTTGACGGGGTCGGTCGTCGGATCCACACATGTGGCCGCGTCGGAACGTCCCCCTGCCGCGGCGACGCCGCCGAACGTACGCTACCGAACTGGTTATTCCCCTGGGGGCGAAAAACGAGCCAATGAGCCGGTCGCGCTCGTCTCGATTCCTCGCAGTCGAGGGGCTACTGATCGTGCTCGGGTTCACGATTGCGGCCCAGGTGTCGCCACCGGACCCCTACTCGCAGATACTCGGGACGCTCGTGATCCTCCTGGTGACGCTGCCGCTGTCGTACTGGCTCGTCTACGAGCGGGACGTACTGTCCTGACCCGGAGGCCGTTACTCGTAGTCCTCGTAGGTCGGCCGGCCCTCCTCGGGCGGGAACTCCTCGAGGGGTACCTGCGTCTGGTCGCCCGACGCCATGTCCTTGATCGTAACCGCGTCCTCGGCGAGGTCCTGCTCGCCGACCACGACGACCGTCTCGGCGTTGATGCCGTCGGCGTAGGATAGCTGGTCGCCGAACCCCCGCGTCGTCAGGTCCGTCTCGACGACGTGGCCCAACTCGCGGAGCTGTCGGGCGATGTCGGCCGCGACCGCCCGCGTGTCCCCGACCGTCAGCACGTAGTAGTCCGTCGACGGCGCCTCCTCGGGCCAGACGCCGGCGCGCTGACAGAGCAGCGACAGCGGCGCCAGCCCCGGCGCGACCCCGACCGCGGGCGTCGGCTGGCCGCCGAAGGACTCGATGAGGTCGTCGTAGCGGCCGCCGCCGAACACCGACCGCGACACCTCGCCCGTCGAGTCGAAACACTCGAAGACGACGCCGGTGTAGTAGTCCAGCCCCCGGGCGGTCGACAGCGACACCTCACAGTACTCGCGGGCGCCGAAGTCCGCCGCCGCCTCGAGGACGGCCCGGAGGTTCTCGACGGCGGACTCGACCCGCTCGGTCCCCGCGAAGGCCACGAGGTCCTCGAGGTCGTCCGTCGCCAGCACCTCGTCGAAGTCCTCCGCCTCCGCGTAGTCCAACCCCGCCTCGACCAGCAGGTCGTGGTACGCCTCGTCGTCTATCTTCTCGCTCTTGTCGACCGCGCGGATGGCCGCGGCCGTGTCGATGTCGCTGTCGAGCGACTCCAGCAGCCCACCGAGGATGTCGCGGTGGGAGACCCGGAACTCGAAGTCCTCGCCGGTCAGCCCCAGCGACGTCAGGGCGTCGGCCGCGAAGGCCAGCACCTCGGCGTCGGCCTCCGGCTCCTCGGTCCCGAAGATGTCGACGTTCGTCTGGTAGAACTCCCGGAAGCGACCCTGCTGGACCTGCTCGTACCGCCAGAACGGCCGCGTCGAGAACCACTTGATGGGCTCGGCCAGCGCGCCCTGGCGGGCGACGACCATCCGGGCGACCGTCGGCGTCAACTCCGGCGTCATCGCCACCTCCCGGCCACCCCTGTCCTCGAAGGCGTACAGTTCCTCGACGATTTCCTCGCCGGACTTGTCGACGTACATCTCCGTCCGCTCGAGGGCGGGCGTCCCGATCTCGCGGAAGCCGTACCGCCGGGCCGTCTCCTCCAGCGTGTCGATGACCTCCCGCCGGGCCGACATCTCGCCGGGGTAGAAATCTCGGAACCCCTTCAGACCGTCGTACATGCGCGGTGCTTCGGGACCGGCCGCACTAAAAGGTCCGATACCGCCCCGGCCGCTCGGCCCCGGGGATTCCTCGCTTCGCTCGGAATCTCGCCGCTCGCGGCTCACTTCGTTCACCGCTCGCAGTTCCGGGACGTCTCGCTTCGCTTGACGTCCCGCTAGTCGTCCACGACGACCTCGACCGGATCGTCGGCCGCCTCGTCGTCGAACTCCTCGCCGGACTGCTGTTGCTGGTAGAAGAGCGCGCCGGCGACGGCCAGGACGACCCACGAGCGCCAGTTCGCCAGGTTGAGCGTGTAGCCGACGCCGAACGGCTTCTCGACCAGCATTCCCTCGTCCGGTTGCCAGTAGGCGGACATCATCCGCCCGAGCGACGGCTTCTCGAAGTTGTACGGAACACCGAACAGTTCGCCGGACTTCGGTTTGTCGGGCATACTCGGCCGTACGGCACGCCGGGACTTATAGACACGGCCCACGCCGCAATCACTGGTACCGGCCGCGGCCCTCTATCTCGCGCAACTGCTCGACGACGCGCTCGTCGCCGACCGTCGCGTAAGCGTCCTCGAACGCCGACAGCAACTCGGCCGCGTCGTCGGCCGTCCCGCCGACGGCGCCCTCGAAGACGTGGAGGTCCATCGCGTAGTCCTCGACGTCGTCGGTGTAGTAGCCGAGACCGAAGTCGATGAGGTAGACCCGTCCCTCGGCAGCGGCGTCGCCCGGACGACCGACCCGGACGTTCCGCGGCGTCGGGTCGCCGTGGACGAAGCCAGCCTCGTGACACCGCGCGAGGTGCCGCCCGACCGCCCGGATCCGCGATTCAGTCAGCGCGTCCCGGAGGTCGGCGCCGCCGACGTACTCCAGTCGGAGCCGTCCCTCCGGCGGGTCGACGTCGTAGACGACGGGCGTCGGGACGCCGAGACGCCGGGCCTCGCTCGTCAGGCGGGCCTCCGTGCGGGTCCGCCGGCGACGGAGCCTGTCGTCCAACTCGGCGTGCCGGTAGGACTTCGGGAGCCGGCGCTTGTCGACCTGCTCGGGGGGGTCGAACTCGACGACGGCCTCGGCGCCCTGGACGCGCTCGTCGTCCGGGGCGGGGGCGGCGACGCCCGCGCCGTCCCGCCAGGTGACCGGCACCTGGTCGGGCCGGAAGTCCGGCCGCACGCGGGACTCGTCGACCGCGACCGTGTCGCCGGCCTCGTACATCTTCGCGCCCAGCACCGCTATCATGCCGGCGTTGTCCCGGAGGAATCGCGCCTCGGGCGCGTAGAAGTCGGCGCCGCGCTCCTCGCACATCGTCGAGAGCATCCCGCGGAGGCGGGCGTTCTGCCCGACGCCGCCGCCGAGGACGAGTTCGTCGGTCCCCGTAAGCGACAGCGCCCGTTCGCTGACCTCCGTCAGCATCGCAAAGACCGTCTCCTCGAGGCCGCGACAGACGTCGTCGACGGGGACGCCGTCGTCGACCGCCTGCTTGGCCGCCGAGGTGATGCCCGCGAACGAGAAGTCCATCCCCTTGACGACGTAGGGCAACTCGACGTACTCGCCGTCGCGGGCGTGTGCTTCGACCTTCGGGCCGCCGGGGTGGCTCCAGCCGACGTGACGCGTGAACTTGTCGATGGCGTTGCCGACGCCGGTGTCCATCGTCTCGCCCAGCACCCGGTAGCGGCCGTCGCGGTAGCCGAGGACGTGGGCGTTCGCGCCGGAGGCGTTCAGACAGACCGGCGAGTCGAACCCCGAGCGGTGGCGGCCGATCTCGAGGTGGGCGACCATGTGGTTGACGCCGACGAGCGGCACGTCCAGCGACCCCGCCAGCGCCCGCGCGGCGGTCCCGACGATGCGGAGACACGGGCCGAGACCGGGACCACGCGAGAAGGCGACGGCGTCCAGCGCCTCGGCCGGGGGCCCGTACTCCTCACGGACCGTCTCCAGCACGTCCTCGACGACCGACGGCACCGCCTCGCGCATGTGCTCGGCCGCCTCGCGCGGGTGAATGCCGCCGCTGGCGGGGGCGTAGGCGTCGGACTCGATGAGAACGTCGTCGGTCTCGACGTCGAAGACGGCCGCACTGGCACACCAGGCGGTTCCCTCGACGCCGAGCACCCGGGTCACGGCCTACTCGAACTCGGTGTAGCCGCACTTCCCGCAGTGCTGGCGGTCGCCGTAGTCGCCCAGGAAGGTGTCGCCACACCGGGGGCACTGCTCGCGGTCCGTGGTGCCGTCCTCGTTGTAGAACTCGTAGCGGGCCATCTACGCCTCCTCCGCCTCGCCCTCGGCCTCTTCCTCGTCGGCGGTGATCTTGTTGCGCTCGAGCATGTGCTCCTGCTCGACGTCCTCGGCGGCCTCGGCGCTGTCGTAGACCTTCGCGTAGCCGACGGTCTTTCGCATGCCGTACTTGGTGTCGAGTTTGTGGACGACCACCTCGCCGGCGTCCTTGTTCAGTTTCGCGGCCAGCGAGTCACGAACGGAGAGCCGGGAGGGCGTCGCCTCGTCGTGGGTCAGCTGGAACCGGACGTCCGTCCGGTGCAACATCGGGTTCTCGTCTTCCTCGATTATTTCGACGTCCATGGTTACGTTGCCCCGAAATTCCCGCGAAGCACTGAAAAGGATTTCGAAGCCGCCGGTGTGGTCGCCTCAGGCCGAGGGACCGACGACGAAGGCCTCGCCGCCCGTCCCGCTCACGGACTTCCAGGCGCCGTCGACCCGTATCTCCGCCGGGCCGAACTGGTAGTAGTTCGTCTCGCCCGCGCCCGAGGGCGCCTCCAGCAGGTACTGGTAGGTCGTCGAGCCGCTGGCGGGGTCGGCGAACCGGACCCGCTTGACGCTGCCGTCCGTCTCGACGCTCTCGACGGCCGGACTCTCCTCGGCGTAGACCGTCCACGACGCCGGCACGACGTCCTCGACGGGGGCCTCCGTCGGCGCCTCGACGGTGACCGTCTGGCGGCTGGTCTGCCCGCCGGTGTAGACGGAGGAACCGACCTCGCGGGTTCCGGTCGGGGTCCGGGGTCCCTCGGGGACCGGCAGGTCTGCGCCCCACGACCGGAGGTGCAGGGCGTTGTCGCCGCCCGTCTCGACGAACGTCGGCGTCGGCGTCGGCGACTGCACGCGGCCGGCCGCGGTCCCCTGGCTGAGGACGACCGCGAGTCGCTGGCCCGCCTCGACGGTGGCGTCCAGCGGCTCGATTGGGAGGCTGACGTCGAGTTCCTGCCCGGGGACGACGGTGCCCGCCTCCGGGCCGTCCTGGGCGTACCGGAGGTCGACCTGTCCCCAGCCGACCCGTTCGGTCGCGCCGCCCTCGTCGACCGCGTAGACGTGCGCCGTGAGGTGGCTGGCCGGGCCGGTCGGCGTCACGGTGACATCCACGGTCGGTTCGCCAGCGAAGCGGAGGTCTGACTCGACGGGGTCGGATTCGAAGGTGACGCAGGCCCGACAGCCGGGCTGGGGGTTGGACGATTGACTCGGGTCGACGTAGACCGTCCCCTGGCCGGTCTCCTCGCTCGGCTCGGTCCGCAGGTCGCCGTCGGTGCCCAGGTAGAACGCCGACGACTCGGCCTCGACGGGCGGCCACTCGTCGGCGCCGTACCACTCGCCGGCGGAACTCTGGGCGTGGACCCGCGCGTCGAAGGGGTCCGTCGGGGTCGAGGGGTCCGTCTCCGCCGGAATCACGTCGTCGATAGCCTCCGGGTCGCGGCCCTTCAGTTCGCTCTCGAACCACTTCAGCAGGAAGTCGGCCCAGTCGGGGTTGAACGCCGAGGTCATCTCGTCGTCGTTGTTCTTGATGCGGCCGTCGTCGGGGTAGCGGTGGGCGAACTGCCCGAAGTAGACGTGGGTCTTCACGCCGGCCTCCCGCAGCGCCTTCGTCCAGGGGTACACCTGCGAGGGGTCGACGTTCCAGTCCTGCAGGCCGTGGACCATCAGGACGCTGCCGTCGTAGTTGCGGGCCACGCCGGGCTTGAGCACCCGCGAGGTCCAGTAGCCGCTAGGGTCGTACTCGCCGGTCGCGCCGGCGTACAGCGCCCACAGCGTCCCGACGGCGTAGTTGTCCGGACACTGTGCCCGCGAGAGGTAGGTGCGGAGGCCCGTCCCCGAGAACGGCGTGTGTTCGGCCAGCGAGATGAGGTAGTACAGCCCCGTGAGAACGCCGTAACCCCGCTGTTCCGGTGCGCCCCGCTTGTACATCAGTTCGTGGACGTCGGGGACGCCGCTGAAGGGAACGACGGTCGACAGATACGGGTTGCCCTTCCGGGCGGCCATCCACGGCGTCGTGCCGTCGTACGAGCGGCCGATGATAGCGACGTTCTCGTTGGAGTCGTCGTGCTCGCCGAGCCAGGTCACCGCCTGGTCGATGTCGGCCTGCTCGTTCGGTCCCATCAGCTCCATACAGCCGCCGGAGCCGCCAGTGCCCCGGACGGCCACCGCCGCGACGGCGTAGCCCTGCTGGACGTAGTTCTCCGCCAGCCGTCGGGTGCGGATGCAGTCCCGGACCGAACTGCCCCGCAGGTCGCTGATGTACGGCGTCGCCCGGAGGATGACCGGCGCCGTCTCGCCCTCGTCGAGGTCCGGCCAGAGGACGCCGATCTGTATCTTCTCGCCGTCCCGGCCGCTCTCGAGTTCGACCGTCTCCTCGGTGCCGAACTCGTGTGTCGGCTCCCGCGATACCTCGGTGTAGAACTCCTCGCGGCTCGGATCGCAGTCGAACCCCAGGAACGTCACCGTCGGTCCCGGTGCGGGTTCGTCCGGGACGAACTCCTGGGCCTCCGCCGACCCGACCAGCGAGAGGCCCGCCGTCGAAGCCGCCGCCGAGCGCAGTACCGACCGTCGTGATACGCCACTGTCCCCGTCGGACTCGAACATGGTATGTGGTCACACCAGGAACCGACCTACAAAACTATTCCCACTGAAACCGGTGTAAATAAACCCGTGTCGAACCGGGATTTCCGGTCGATAGAAGTATCCGTTCAGGCGGCGAGGATGGCTGAAAGCCGGTCGTAGTCGCCGTCCATCGCCGCGAGCAGCTCTCGACACCGGACGCGGAGTTCCTCGTCGACGCTCGCAAGCACCATCCCCTCGTCGGGCTGCCCGTAGACGACCGAGGCGCCGTCGGGTGCGGCGACCACGGCCGGCAGCGCGGCGAGGTCCTCCTCGCCGCGGACGGTGATGACGACCGAGCCCTCGCGGCCGACGGCGTCGACCAGCGCCGAAAGCAACTCCTCGGTCAGCGTCGCGGGCGGGTTCTCGACCTCGATCCGGTGGTCGAAGCCGTCGATGGCGTCGAGTATCTCGCGTTCGACCCGCTCGCGTTTCGTCTTGCCGTCCACCAGCGCGACGTCGGGACGGTGGCCCGCCTCCAGCAGGTGGTAGGTGACGATGTCGCCGACGGCGACGATGGGGGCGGTCGCGTCCCCGTACAGGACCTCGGCGTCGGTGTAGACGGGGCCGAGCGGCTCCTTCAGTTCGCCGCGGAGCGAATCCGGGAGTTCGAGGACGACCTCGGCCATCTTACCGGACCTTCAGCGCGTACCGGCCCGGCTCGGTGACCTCCATCTCCTTTGCGATCTCGCTCTTCTCGGGGTGGGCGATGACGACGTAGCCGGCCCAGTCCTCGGTCAGCGAGTTCGAGCCGCAGGCGGGACACTGCTCGCCGTCGTCGACCTCGAGCACGCGGTGGCAGTCCCGACACACCAGCCGGTCGGCCATCTAATCACCCGCCTGCGCCTCGCGGCGCTGTCGTTCCTCCTCGAGCCAGCCGTGCTTGCCGAGGCCGGGCTGTTTCGCGGTCAGCCCGATCTTCGAATCGCGGGGGTTCCGCTCGTCGATGCTCTTCGTGACGATGCGCGCCCGGACGGCGTCGCCGACGCTCAGCACGCGGTTGGAGTCCCGCGAGGCCAGCTGCTGGTTCTCCTCGTCGTAGGCGAGGTACTCGTCGGATATCTGCGAGACGTGGAGGAGTCCGTCCACGGGACCGATGCCGACGAAGGCGCCGAAGTTGACGACCTCGACGACCTCGCCGTCGACGACCTCCTGCATCTGTGGGTCGAACGTGACGGCGTCGAACTCCGCCTCGTAGTAGACGCCCGGCCGGTTCGGGAGTACGGCCCCGTCACCGATGTCGTGGACCTCCGTTACGGAGACGACGCTCCCGACCTCCTCGTCCATCCGTCCTTCGAGCTTGTCCTGCAGCAGCCGCTTGACAAGCCCCGGCGACACATCAGCGAGGTGTCTGGGCGGCACCTCGACCGTGTCCTTGAGTCGTACCCGTTTGTACATGCTATGGTTCAGTGATCTCGAATTTGGTTCGGCCCCGTAAACTAATTACGGGAACGTTCGCTTCCAGGAGCCGCTCTCGGAGCGGCATGTCGCTCGTGACCGCATACGCCGCCTCGCGGCCGAGTTCCACGACCGCGTCGTCCGCGTAATCGGCGTCGTGCTCGACGACGTCGCACTCCCGGCGGGCCAGGTCGGCCCCGACGCTCGCCGCCGTCGCCGCCTCGCCGGCGCCGTCGGCCAAGGCGTCCAGTTCCGACAGCACCGCCTCGGGGACGACGGCCTCGTAGTCGCCGAGCAGCCGGTCGAGCTCCTCGAAGATCCGGACGTCGACCTCGACCGGCGCCATGAGTGCGTTCGTGTCGAGCACGACTCTCATCCCCGCAGCGTGCCGACGCCGATGAGCCGCCAGCGGGCGCCGACCCGGCGATTGATTGCTATCTTCGCGTCGGGCTCCGCACAGACGGGCCGCTTGAGGTTGACCTCGCACTCGCCCTCGCGGGCGCTGGTGACGGCGCCGACCGTCGTGGCGGTGCCGACCGTCAACATCAGCGGCTCGCCGGTCGATATCTCCTCGACGTCGCCCTCGCCGACGATGCGGTCGAACAGTTCGACGTCCATCGTGAACCCGTCGTGCGTCGGCGGGAGGCTACCCGGCGGACCCGCGACCTGTCCTGCCAGGGCGTCGCCCTTCGTCAGCGAGGGGTCCAGCCCGGTCCCGACCCCGAGCAGGCCGCCGGGACCGACCTCGTCGACGAACTCGCCGCCGGCCTGCAGCGACCGGACGGTCGTCTCGACGGGGTGGTACTCCGCTTCGCCGCCCTCCTCGATTTCGCGGCCGGGCTTGATCTCCAGTTCGTCGTCTTCGTGGAGCCGCCCCTGCGACAGCGAGCCGCCCAGGACGCCACCCGTGAGGTCCTCCCAGGTCGTCCCCGGGCGGTTGATGTCGAACGAGCGGGCGACCTGCAGGCGGGCGTCGGCGTCGGGGTCCCGGTCCGGCGTCGGAATCTCCTCCTGAACCGTCTGGATGAGGAGGTCCATGTTGACCTCCTGCTGGGCGGAGGTGGGAACGATGGGCGCCCCCTCGGCGACGGTGC
This genomic interval carries:
- a CDS encoding GTP-dependent dephospho-CoA kinase family protein, producing MAEVVLELPDSLRGELKEPLGPVYTDAEVLYGDATAPIVAVGDIVTYHLLEAGHRPDVALVDGKTKRERVEREILDAIDGFDHRIEVENPPATLTEELLSALVDAVGREGSVVITVRGEEDLAALPAVVAAPDGASVVYGQPDEGMVLASVDEELRVRCRELLAAMDGDYDRLSAILAA
- the spt4 gene encoding transcription elongation factor subunit Spt4, whose protein sequence is MADRLVCRDCHRVLEVDDGEQCPACGSNSLTEDWAGYVVIAHPEKSEIAKEMEVTEPGRYALKVR
- a CDS encoding DNA-directed RNA polymerase; the protein is MYKRVRLKDTVEVPPRHLADVSPGLVKRLLQDKLEGRMDEEVGSVVSVTEVHDIGDGAVLPNRPGVYYEAEFDAVTFDPQMQEVVDGEVVEVVNFGAFVGIGPVDGLLHVSQISDEYLAYDEENQQLASRDSNRVLSVGDAVRARIVTKSIDERNPRDSKIGLTAKQPGLGKHGWLEEERQRREAQAGD
- a CDS encoding DUF188 domain-containing protein, with protein sequence MRVVLDTNALMAPVEVDVRIFEELDRLLGDYEAVVPEAVLSELDALADGAGEAATAASVGADLARRECDVVEHDADYADDAVVELGREAAYAVTSDMPLRERLLEANVPVISLRGRTKFEITEP
- a CDS encoding translation initiation factor IF-2 subunit gamma, which gives rise to MTGNHRQPEVNIGLVGHVDHGKTTLVQALSGEWTDQHSEEMKRGISIRLGYADATFRECPDLDEPERYTVDEECPDGSESEHLRTVSFVDAPGHETLMATMLSGAAIMDGAVLVIGANEPVPQAQTEEHLMALDIIGIDNIVIAQNKVDLVDREQAMRNYEQIQEFVEGTVAEGAPIVPTSAQQEVNMDLLIQTVQEEIPTPDRDPDADARLQVARSFDINRPGTTWEDLTGGVLGGSLSQGRLHEDDELEIKPGREIEEGGEAEYHPVETTVRSLQAGGEFVDEVGPGGLLGVGTGLDPSLTKGDALAGQVAGPPGSLPPTHDGFTMDVELFDRIVGEGDVEEISTGEPLMLTVGTATTVGAVTSAREGECEVNLKRPVCAEPDAKIAINRRVGARWRLIGVGTLRG